Proteins from one Pyrobaculum neutrophilum V24Sta genomic window:
- a CDS encoding KEOPS complex subunit Pcc1, producing MKRVLCRLETPLDCRYADALRPDDVDLPRGMEIRHLCAGGRWTVEVAYVVEKPEDVLTLKNTLDEVVRALQLIERSIPR from the coding sequence ATGAAAAGGGTTTTGTGTAGGCTGGAGACCCCCCTGGACTGTAGATACGCAGACGCGCTTAGGCCAGACGACGTGGATCTGCCCAGGGGGATGGAGATTAGGCACCTCTGCGCGGGGGGGCGGTGGACGGTGGAGGTGGCTTATGTGGTGGAGAAGCCGGAGGACGTGTTAACGCTTAAGAACACCCTGGACGAGGTGGTGAGGGCGCTTCAGCTGATAGAGCGCTCTATTCCTCGGTGA
- a CDS encoding DNA-directed RNA polymerase, whose translation MRFCPRDGTLLVPQKKDGATVLKCPKCGYEVKLSEKAKEAYRQRSEVADEKKRGVMVAEEKKMEYDQEEMEELRRQLLENLQESEREAE comes from the coding sequence ATGCGGTTCTGCCCGAGAGACGGAACCCTGTTGGTTCCGCAGAAGAAAGACGGCGCCACTGTGTTGAAGTGCCCCAAGTGCGGGTACGAGGTTAAGCTGTCGGAGAAGGCCAAGGAGGCCTACCGGCAGAGGTCAGAGGTCGCCGACGAGAAAAAGAGGGGGGTGATGGTGGCTGAGGAGAAGAAGATGGAGTACGACCAGGAGGAGATGGAGGAGCTGAGGCGCCAGCTCCTCGAGAATCTACAGGAGTCCGAGAGAGAGGCGGAGTAG
- a CDS encoding bifunctional nuclease family protein produces MVKYLKAELVSILETVDSHGQLVGIMLIGAEEWGDKAVPIIIGSAETLSIKKGLGEVDFPRPLSHDLFVEIIEALGAAVEKITIDALVSNTYTATVYIKDRDGKLHTFDARPSDAVALAVRVNAPIYIAESLGKYAEDLRKYLPPPSGKITEE; encoded by the coding sequence ATGGTCAAGTACCTAAAGGCGGAGCTCGTCAGCATCCTGGAGACGGTCGACTCCCACGGCCAGCTCGTCGGCATTATGCTCATAGGGGCTGAGGAGTGGGGCGACAAGGCCGTCCCCATAATCATAGGAAGCGCCGAGACCCTCTCCATCAAGAAGGGGCTTGGGGAGGTGGACTTCCCCCGCCCCCTAAGCCACGACCTCTTCGTTGAGATAATCGAGGCGCTTGGGGCCGCCGTCGAGAAGATCACGATAGACGCCTTGGTCTCGAATACATACACAGCCACCGTCTACATAAAGGACAGAGACGGGAAGCTACACACCTTCGACGCGAGGCCCAGCGACGCCGTGGCGCTGGCCGTGAGAGTAAACGCCCCCATATACATAGCCGAGAGCTTGGGCAAATACGCCGAGGACCTCAGGAAGTACCTCCCGCCCCCCAGCGGAAAAATCACCGAGGAATAG
- a CDS encoding indolepyruvate ferredoxin oxidoreductase subunit alpha yields the protein MKSLLLGNEAIAYGVLAAGVAVAASYPGTPATEILETLERFKDRFVTWATNEKTAFELAYGAAVAGARSLVSMKHVGLNVAADPLHSSAYTGVEGGLLIAVADDPWMHSSQNEQDSRWYGLQSYIPVLEPSDPAEAYTMAKEGLSLSERLRHPVLLRSVTRVSHVRAPVEVEPPAPPRWGSFRRDPERLCLVPANARRRRAELVEKWRRVEETAAGYVWTEGEGDVVVVAAGVAYTYVKEALRRLRTEAKVVKLGMSVPVPPKVADLVGQSAVVVEEGDPVVEMQLRALGVRTAGKLDGFFPRYGELDVGRVAAGLAKALGIAYKPPTPPRPPMEPPPRPPALCPGCPHMGTFYVLKIATAGLNPVWSGDIGCYSLGVNMEQQDVITHMGSSLGLGLGIAVASRRFVVATVGDSTFFHSSLPQLVNLISSSVPILVVVMDNSYTAMTGGQPSPSRVTPVEKLTEALGIPTFVIDPARIKESVEAVKRAVEVVKQGRPAVVVSKRPCTLVALRRARAAGVEVPKYWVDVDKCVGCSLCYGLLRCSAIAPRGDRKAYIDPALCTGCGMCAEVCPTGAIKGERERWLEIWRQA from the coding sequence GTGAAAAGCCTTCTTCTTGGAAACGAGGCTATCGCCTACGGCGTTTTGGCCGCCGGCGTGGCCGTGGCCGCGTCTTATCCGGGGACGCCGGCTACGGAGATACTGGAGACGCTGGAGCGGTTTAAAGACCGCTTCGTCACGTGGGCGACCAACGAGAAAACCGCCTTCGAGCTGGCCTACGGCGCGGCGGTGGCCGGGGCACGCTCCCTGGTCTCCATGAAACACGTAGGCCTCAACGTAGCCGCCGACCCCCTCCACAGCTCTGCCTACACAGGCGTGGAGGGGGGCCTCCTCATAGCCGTCGCCGACGACCCCTGGATGCACTCGTCGCAAAACGAGCAAGACAGCAGATGGTACGGCCTCCAGAGCTACATACCCGTGCTGGAGCCGTCTGACCCGGCGGAGGCCTACACCATGGCTAAGGAGGGCCTTTCGTTGAGCGAGAGGCTTAGACACCCGGTGCTCCTCCGCAGCGTCACTAGGGTGAGCCACGTGAGAGCCCCAGTGGAGGTGGAGCCCCCCGCCCCCCCGAGGTGGGGGAGCTTTAGGCGTGACCCAGAGAGGCTCTGCCTCGTGCCGGCAAACGCCAGGAGGAGGAGGGCCGAGCTGGTGGAGAAGTGGAGGAGGGTGGAGGAGACGGCCGCCGGCTACGTGTGGACGGAGGGCGAGGGCGACGTCGTGGTGGTCGCCGCCGGGGTCGCCTATACCTATGTAAAAGAGGCCTTGAGGAGGCTGAGGACTGAGGCGAAGGTGGTGAAGTTGGGCATGTCGGTGCCTGTTCCGCCCAAGGTGGCGGATCTAGTGGGGCAATCCGCCGTTGTGGTTGAGGAGGGGGACCCCGTGGTGGAGATGCAACTGAGGGCTTTGGGGGTGAGGACGGCCGGGAAGCTGGACGGCTTCTTCCCACGGTACGGCGAGTTGGACGTTGGGAGGGTAGCCGCCGGCTTGGCGAAAGCGCTGGGGATCGCGTACAAACCGCCGACTCCGCCGAGACCCCCCATGGAGCCTCCGCCGAGGCCGCCAGCCCTCTGCCCCGGCTGCCCACACATGGGGACGTTCTACGTGTTGAAGATAGCCACCGCAGGCCTAAACCCGGTCTGGTCAGGCGACATAGGTTGCTACTCGCTAGGCGTAAACATGGAGCAACAAGACGTCATCACCCACATGGGCTCGTCCCTTGGCCTAGGCCTGGGCATCGCCGTGGCGAGCAGACGCTTCGTGGTGGCGACCGTCGGCGACTCGACCTTCTTCCACTCGTCGCTACCGCAGCTCGTGAACCTGATCTCCTCTTCTGTGCCGATCCTGGTTGTGGTTATGGACAACTCATACACGGCCATGACGGGGGGTCAGCCGAGCCCGAGCCGCGTAACGCCCGTGGAGAAGCTGACAGAGGCGCTGGGGATCCCCACCTTCGTGATCGACCCGGCGCGTATAAAGGAGTCCGTGGAGGCGGTTAAAAGGGCGGTTGAGGTGGTGAAACAGGGCAGGCCCGCAGTCGTGGTCTCTAAAAGGCCCTGCACCCTCGTGGCCTTGAGGCGGGCCAGGGCGGCAGGCGTCGAGGTGCCGAAGTACTGGGTTGACGTGGATAAGTGCGTTGGATGCTCCCTGTGCTACGGCTTGTTGAGATGTAGCGCAATAGCCCCGCGGGGTGACAGAAAGGCGTACATCGACCCAGCCCTCTGCACGGGCTGCGGCATGTGCGCCGAGGTCTGCCCCACCGGGGCGATCAAGGGCGAGAGGGAGAGGTGGCTTGAGATATGGCGACAAGCGTAG